tttttaagattgcAGATGGATTTAGAGCTGAGAAgatgagaaaaatgtattatcagaaaataggtaaaaattgcCACAGAAGTCGACCTTTGTGGAAGCTGTTGATGCCTTGTCAGCCAAACacaagcagtttgtgattacactCTGCTCTATGAGGAGggatttttcattttggtacCAATGAGTGACCACCATTCCAATTCGAGATGGCTCCAAGCtagcaataccctatccagttatttcAATAGATCGATGATGCGTCGCCATCTTTTGTTGCTAGCAAGACCAAACTCCCAACAAAGTTTATTTTGTCTGATTCTAAGGACTGTTTATATATCCAAGATCATGGCAGTTCTTCACTCTGTTTCTATCTGAATTATTGTTTTCCACCCCTGGATGCcaagattttaatgttttaaccaGCAACACAAACCTGCTGGTGGAGTGTCAATCCTGTGTCGATCTGTCTCAACACAGTGGGCTCCTGTTCAGGGCCCTTGTGTGTAAGTGTTGAAGTTGTGAGCACACCTGTTTAATGTTCATTTAACAGTTCTTCACATTTGACCTTTTTACTGGTTGAGTTAAACTTCCGCTCGCTGGCTTGACACAGCTTGTGGCAACTGTCTACTTTTGGAGGATGCCAGACCTAGAGAACTGTATCTTCTTACTGATTCAAACCCAGAGCCAGTCTCATGAGCAGCTCCTTCACTCAGTGGTGATAGTGGGAAAATTTAAGTCCATTTCCATCGGcataatgaattaattaaatgtaACTCTAGCTGTTTCAATGTAAATTCATTCAGTCAGCCAATCTCTGTCCATGTTTTGCATGAAACATGGGGTTGTCCTGGTGCAGCTAAACCAAAAGATCCAGTTTGTTGTACTACCTCACACAACTGGTCCTTTGTTATGAACAGTAAACAGAAGAGAAAGTGCTCACACCATGATACAAATTTGAATCAGAGGAAGCCACTGGAACTGTCAAATAGATTTAACATTCTTGACCTGAACGAGTTTTATGTCTACCAAGTCACAAGGAGTTTCCATCCCCTCTTATATCCTCGTGGAACATCACAGCGGCACCCACTGCATTAGGACCACAAAATTGGAATAAATCTCATGTTCATAAAGATATAATAAAACGTGGAAAAGAGGGGTAAAAGTCCTCAGCATGTGTTTAATCATCAATCAGCTCAGCCTCGGTTGGTAAGTGAATGGCGTCCTCCCCCAAATAAAACCTGCCCCCGGCGCCTCATTAGTTCATCTATGGTAAATCATGTAGCCGTCCCACGGGCTGAAACAGACACAATGTCCAATCGTGCGGACATATCCACTGTGACAGAGTACATCAGCTCCAATGGCGTCAAACTACAACAGTCTGAGGTGTTGGAAAGTGACTTCAAATCACTAATACACATGGTGGTAAAGTCAtgaaaactatataaaaaaacacatacacttttttccccactgtctgacatgaaactagactaaacttttccagttttaggtcaattaggaataagaaaattatttctatttgctaaatgacagaataatgagaaaaagctttttctaGACAGGTTTTCATTACTGTCTTCAatgtcagatgtttacatacatttcagaactatttggtaccattgcctttaaactgtatgatttGAGTCAAACGTTTTGGATATCCAAAGTTTCTCACAACAGTTGGGAGGAATGTTGCCCCAtttctcctgacagaactgatgTAACCGATccaagtttgtaggctgcacatgccttttcaggtttgcccatacattttaaataggcttgagatcagggctttgtgatggccactccgaAACATTAACTTTGTTATCCATCAAGCTACTTTGtatatgcttcaggtcattttcCATTTGGAAGACACATTTGTGCCCAAACTTAACACTAAATGTGAGTCGCGTGCGGTTCGGGTTCGTGTCCCTTAGAAAGTACTTAAAACCAATGTGTCTTGTTACATTGACCTCCAGTCTCTGCAGGCAGGGGTCTGAGTGAGGTATGGGCCTGTGGGAAAAATCCATCATGAGTCTAATTTTTCTGAATGCTGGAGTGGTCTGGAGGGGTGTGCAAGTaaccaaaatcaaaatatgtaCCAACGCATTAAGGTTTGACTACAGGGTCAATATGTCAGTGTGCTTTATTACACTTGAGTTAGGAAGAGGGTTACTGAAAGGTGTGAAAGTGCTTTTGAAGGTTACACATGCAAAGAACATAAAAGGTTTGATCTCAAGGTGTTTGAGTGGGCTGGGCCTTAGGTTAGCTGGggacaagaaacaaaacaataaaaggtagtaCAGAGTTATAGAGATAGAACCtgcgtctctctttctctctttaggTTAGAACTTGCTAAAGTGTTTTATATAgattattactgttgttgtttgaaCATGCTTTTTTGACCCTGTACAATGAAACAAAGAATAATCATGCTTGTAAATCTGACACGACGAGACCACTTCACTCTTCTGGGGTTCCCTGGACTACACCCTCAGTATTATGGTCCTGTGTCTGCTGTGATGTTCTTTGTCTATATTGCAATTGGTTttggaaacatttttattttggtttttgtCATGTGTGAGAAGAAAATTCAGAAACCAACATATCTGATCTTCTGTCACATTGCACTCAGCGACTTGACTTTTGGAACTGTCACTCTCCCAAAGATTATTGCCAAGTACTGGTTTGGCAACAGTCTCATCTCATTCTATGGCTGTTTtgttcagatgttttttgttcattatttggGATCTGTTCAGTCTTTTAACCTGATGGTGATGGCCCTGGATCGGTTCATATCAATTTGTCTTCCAATGCGTTACCCTGTCCTCATTTCAAACACTGTGGTGTCTGTGCTCTGTGGGATTTCCTGGTGTATTCCGCTACCAATAATAATTACAGTAGTTCTGCAGACAgtgtttttacctttttgtaaATCTAATGTAATTTCTCAATGCTATTGTGACCGTATGTCTATAATAAGTCAGACATGCACTGAAAACATGCTGTCACTTAACACAACTGCCTTATCTTTAGCCATGTTCTGCCTTCTGCTTCCACTGGCATTCATTCTATTCTCCTACACTTCTGTCATTGTAGTGATTCTGAAAATGACAAATGCAAAGGGATGTAGAAAGACATTTTCAACGTGTACCCcacaaataataattacatgtttgttttatctgCCAAGATGCTTTTTGTATCTATCGAATTTTACAGGTTTTTCCTTCAGCTTGGATTTTCGAATCCTTCTCATAATGCTGTACAGTCTGTTGCCTGCAGCTGTGAATCCAGtcatatattgttttaaaacacAGGACATCAAGAAATCTTTGTTGATGAAATTGCACCGGGCTAGAATCAATATAGAGCAGAAAGGAATTTACAATGAATAAAGTGACTACATTGAGATTTTATATCGTGTCTTCTATTTCTAtctttttcctgtttctttttgtGGGAAGAGTAATTGTATCTACTTTGTATACATTGTTGTTTTGTgtagtcacatgcacagctttagaacagctggTGCAGATGGCAAAGCAAAGCAGGGGCTGATCTCAGGCCAAAACATAATATCACATCAGTGtcttttgtgcttttatttccAAGTGTTTCAGTCATCAGAATAGTCACTTTTTTCAGGAAACACTGCTGCTTTATGCTGTTAtgctatatgtatatattaacaAAGGCCTCCTTTACATTacaacaatattattattacatgtttaaaactgtgaataattatattttaatgtgaTAATATTGCATGCTGCTTTTCCTAATTGATACACATAATTATTGATGTctgctgtttaaataaaactgcattACCTTCCATTTTCCCTTTACTTATTCTCTCTAAACTGTACATTAAATAGCCTATTGACAAACCTTACTATATCAGAGAAGAAGTTATTTGTGGCTTTCAGGTTCGAGTGTACTGCAGAATGGaccactgctgttttttttttttttatattgggctaataataataattttccaatgtaaagtcttcagaaaaaataaatgtgttgaaatTACGAGATTATGTGATAGTTTTCTGTTAAGAATTATCATGAAGTAACGTGATATGAAAACAAGGAACTATGAAATGATGCTATGTCAGACTCATAAGCTTTCTATGGTCTTCCACATCCAAATCACAGCTCAGTGAACTCAATTCTGAGCTGTGGGAGACAGATGACTAGAGTCCTCTTTACACTCAGATTGACGTTACAGCTATTCACACAGCAAGAAGCAGCTCATTATCCTTGACAAAAACATAGCCTCCACTGAGCCAAAAAGACAGCACAGTGTTCAGTTTAGCAGCCCCGGGAGTGATCACCTCTCTGCATCTGGCAACTTGGTCTCACAAAGGGGGAGCCTAAGCCACAGTAATACGACTGTGAATAGGCTGTCTGCAGGTTAATCTCCCCCTGTCACATGGATATAGGCCAAATTCACCCAAACGTGACATCTATTGTAGGCTGTAGAGTTTATATGGCTGGGCACATGCTCCATCCTACCACTGCCACTCAGCACCTTTACGCATGGGGGATAGATTACTCAATGAAAATGACAGCAGAAGAGCATCAGACTGGTGTAGTGTCAATCCTGTGTCGGTCGATCTGTCTCAACACAGTGGGCTTCTGTTTGGGGCTCTTGTGTGTAAGTGTTGAAGTTTTAAAACAGATGTGATCATAtctgtttaaagttcatatAACCGTTCTTCACATTTGATCTTCTTACATGTAGCATTTAGTACGTGCAGGTATCAGAATAAACTGGAGAGAGGCAGGAAATAAGTTTAGCTAATTTATTTAACAAGGGTGGCACCCCTAAAACACTTAAGGCAACCAATCGGTAATTTAGTAAATTCAGGTGAAGTGTCCAGTGCTATCCCACATCCAATATCAAACACAGCAAATCAAATGAAACATTTGAATAGTTTGACACTTCACTATACTACGCCGTATTGCACCATTGCCCAAATTTTATTAAAACTATATAAGGTGCCGATGTGCAATAATTATATGTTATAGGCCCATATACACTTAGTAAAATGAAACAGTagtgggataaaaaaaaaaaaaaaacagtgacaaGTATAAAAACTGATCATGTTCCTTTGCTAAAGGTTGAGTTCAAATATTTGTACTCATCTTCCTTTAACTATTACCCATGAATCAAGTGCTTAGTGCTATTTCTCTCCGTGTGGTGGATGGCTGGAGGTAGTCTGAGAACATGCATAAGCTTTGTTTAATGTCTGTAGGCACTATGAGCCTTCACCTACGGACGGTCACGTCTACTCCTGCTACAATTTCACCCGTTACATACAGGTTGAGTTAAACTTCCTCTACAGTATGCTATCACTTGCTGGCTTGACACAGCTTGTGACAACTGTCTACTTTTTGAAGTGAGGATGCCAGACCTAGAGAACTGTATCTCCTTACTAATTCAAACCCAGAGCCAGTCTCATGAGCAGCTCCTTGACTCGGTGGTGATAGCGGGAAAATCTAAGTCCGTTTCCATTGGCATAATGAATTAATTAGATGTGACTCTAGCTGTTTCAGTGTAAATTCATCTCTTGCTGGTGTGAGAAGCAGTCAGCCAATCTCTATCCATGTTTTGGAAACATGGGGTTGTCCTGGTGCAGCTAAACCAAAAGATCCAACTTGTTGTACTCCTTCACACAACTGGTCCGTTGTTATGAacagtaaacaaaagagaaagtgCTCACACCATGATACAAATTTGAATCAGAGGAAGCCACTGGATCTGTCAGATAGATTTAACATTCTTGACCTGAACAAGTTTTATGTCTACCAAGTCACAAGGAGTTTCCATCCCCTCTTATATCCTCGTGGAACATCACAGCGGTACCCACTGCATTAGGACCACAAAATTGGAATAAATCTCATGTTCATAAAGATATAATAAAACGTGGAAAAGAGGGGTAAAAGTCCTCAGCATGTGTTTAATCATCAATCAGCTCAGCCTCGGTTGGTAAGTGAATGGCGTCCTCCCCCAAATAAGACCTGCCTCCGGCTCCTCATTAGTTCATCTATGGTAAGCCATGTAGCCGTCCCACAGGCTGAAACAGACACAATGTCCAATCGTGCGGACATATCCACTGTGACAGAGTACATCAGCTCCAATGGCGTCAAACTACAACAGTCTGACGTGTTGGAAAGTGGCTTCAAATCACTAATACACATGGTGGTGAAGTCATGAAAACAATGTGTAGTTTCTGGTCCAATTCCATCTCTCAGTTTTGGTGACATGAAGTTTAGTTGGATCCACCAATTTCACCTCTAGATGAAAGGTTATTTCATTTCTCTAGGAATTCCATTCATGGATTCTGGAAGAGAAATAATCTGTTTGTCAGTGATGACATTAATTTAAAAAgggcagaaaaaaatacaacagagaaagaggggtcCTGAATTGGCTGGGCTAACTGCCTGAGACAGAGCCCCCACCCTGAGTCTCTACGCAGCCTCCACATCTATTTATATCATCAATAAATCCAGttgaaatcagaagtttacaaacactatataaaaagatacatacatttttttccccactgtctgacatgaaactagactaaacttttccagttttaggtcaattaggattaagaaaattatttctgtttgctaaatgccagaataatgagaaaaggCTTTTtctagacaatttttcattactgtcTTCAATgccagatgtttacatacatttcagaagtatttggtaccattgcctttaaactgtatgatttGAGTCAAACGTTTTGGATATCCAAAGCTTCTCATAACAGTTGGGAGGAATGTTGCCCCAtttctcctgacagaactggtttgcccatacattttcaataggactgagatcagggctttgtgatggccactccaaaacattgactttgttatccatCAAGCCACTTTGtatatgcttcaggtcattgtccatttggaagacacATTTGTGCCCAAACTTAACACTAAATGTGAGTCGCGTGCGGTTCGGGTTCGTGTCCCTTAGAAAGTACTTAAAACCAATGTGTCTTGTTACATTGACCTCCAGCCTCTGCAGGCAGGGGTCTGAGTGAGGTATGGGTCTGTGGGAAAAATCTATCATGAGTCTAATTTTTCTGGATGCTGCAGCGTTCTGGAGCGGTCTGCAAGTaaccaaaatcaaaatatgtaCCAAAGCATTAAGTATAAGTCCAGTGTTAAAGGTTTGACTAcagcaggggtgttcattacgtcgatcgcgatctaccagtcggtcgcgaaggcattttgggtagatcacgtcccgtcaaccattcagtcacatgactaatatacaggacaacagtcagattacacctgaccct
This Periophthalmus magnuspinnatus isolate fPerMag1 chromosome 13, fPerMag1.2.pri, whole genome shotgun sequence DNA region includes the following protein-coding sequences:
- the LOC117380652 gene encoding olfactory receptor 52E8-like; its protein translation is MLVNLTRRDHFTLLGFPGLHPQYYGPVSAVMFFVYIAIGFGNIFILVFVMCEKKIQKPTYLIFCHIALSDLTFGTVTLPKIIAKYWFGNSLISFYGCFVQMFFVHYLGSVQSFNLMVMALDRFISICLPMRYPVLISNTVVSVLCGISWCIPLPIIITVVLQTVFLPFCKSNVISQCYCDRMSIISQTCTENMLSLNTTALSLAMFCLLLPLAFILFSYTSVIVVILKMTNAKGCRKTFSTCTPQIIITCLFYLPRCFLYLSNFTGFSFSLDFRILLIMLYSLLPAAVNPVIYCFKTQDIKKSLLMKLHRARINIEQKGIYNE